The window CGCCGAGTGGACACCCGAACAGTTTCAGGCAGCGGGCTTCCGTGCCGTACCGGGTGCGGTGGCGCGTCGCGGCAGCTTTGTCGGCAAAAACGTGGTGTTGATGCCCTCTTATGTCAACATCGGCGCGTTTGTGGACGAAGGCACAATGGTAGATACTTGGGCGACTGTCGGTTCGTGCGCCCAAATCGGTAAAAACGTGCATTTGAGCGGCGGCGTGGGCATCGGCGGTGTGTTAGAGCCTTTGCAAGCCTCGCCCACCATTATTGAAGACAACTGCTTTATCGGCGCACGTTCCGAAATCGTGGAAGGCGTGATTGTGGAAGAAGGCAGCGTGATTTCCATGGGCGTGTATATCGGACAATCTACCAAAATTTACGACCGCGAAACAGGCGAAATCCATTACGGTCGCGTACCTGCGGGTTCGGTGGTTGTTTCAGGCAGCCTGCCCAGCAAAGACGGCAGCCACAGCCTGTATTGCGCCGTGATTGTGAAAAAAGTGGATGCGCAAACCCGCGCCAAAACCAGCGTAAACGAATTATTGCGCGGCGTATAAGTTTAAAATTTTAAAAATAAGAAAACCGAATTCCCAACAGAATTCGGTTTTTATAGTTGATAAAAATAAAAACGAGACAAGGCGACAACGCCCGCCGTGTACGATAAGTACATCAGGGCGTTGGCAACGCCGTATCGTTGCAATTTTAATCAACTATATTTTATACCCAATCGGCAGATTCTTTATTTTCCATGTCTTCAGGCGAACCGTCTGTTTTGTCGTCAAACACCGATACATCAGGCACAGGGAAAGCATCGCCCAATTCCTGCAACAGATTATCGCGGATGCGGGTAAAGGTTTCATGTACATATTCAGAAGCACGGTGCGGGTCGTCCCAGCCCGAAGCGGTATGCTGCGCTGCGTCCAGCAATCCTGCAAACACTTCAATCTGATGTTTCACCACCGCATAATAGCGCACTTCTGCCAATAATTTTCGCTGTTGATAAAACAGCACCGCCGACACCAACACCAGCACCACCGCAGGAATCACATAAAACACCACGCTCCACGGTCCCAATTTGTTAAACAGCAGATACACCACCGCATCGGCAGTCATGCCCTGACTCCACGCCGACCACAACGGCGATAAAATAATCGCCACATCTGCTGCCAACACCAACGTACCTGCCAAACCGCTGAAAAAGGCAAAACGGCTGCCTGCCCTCATGCGCGTTTCCACATTGTCCAAGGAATCAATCAGGGCTTTTTGGGCGCGGCGGGTGCGCTGTTCCAAACGCTGCATCTGACGTTGCAGTTCTGCGGCTTCTTCCTGCTTTTGTGCCAAACCTTCTTCGCGCTGTTTTTTGGCTTCGTTTAACAGCGAGATTTTGTCCTGAAGCTCGCGTATTTCTTCCTGACGCTCGGCTTCGCTTGCGCCCGTTACACTGAACACGCTTTCGGCATCGCGCACACGGTCTTGCAAATCTTTAATTTGTTGGTCAAAACCGTCAATAATGCGCTTGATGTTTTCAGGGGTATCGCGA is drawn from Conchiformibius steedae and contains these coding sequences:
- the dapD gene encoding 2,3,4,5-tetrahydropyridine-2,6-dicarboxylate N-succinyltransferase encodes the protein MSLQNIIETAFENRADITPATVSAEVKEAVLETLRQLDSGSLRVAEKKDGAWVVNEWAKKAVLLSFRIADNEVADDGVNKYFDKVPTKFAEWTPEQFQAAGFRAVPGAVARRGSFVGKNVVLMPSYVNIGAFVDEGTMVDTWATVGSCAQIGKNVHLSGGVGIGGVLEPLQASPTIIEDNCFIGARSEIVEGVIVEEGSVISMGVYIGQSTKIYDRETGEIHYGRVPAGSVVVSGSLPSKDGSHSLYCAVIVKKVDAQTRAKTSVNELLRGV
- a CDS encoding pentapeptide repeat-containing protein, producing MTQQNTLSSKALRVILQEHYLWLISGGKDGKRADLSGHVLSGMNLVAANLEKAVLEGTVLEAADMRRANLREANLQGAGLQRANLRGADLRDANLRGAYLRDTNLQGAYLRDTNLQGAYLREANFQGAYLRDTNLKSAYLREANLQGAHLWRTDLRGADIQTVRFQSALMDNVIGVPFRDTPENIKRIIDGFDQQIKDLQDRVRDAESVFSVTGASEAERQEEIRELQDKISLLNEAKKQREEGLAQKQEEAAELQRQMQRLEQRTRRAQKALIDSLDNVETRMRAGSRFAFFSGLAGTLVLAADVAIILSPLWSAWSQGMTADAVVYLLFNKLGPWSVVFYVIPAVVLVLVSAVLFYQQRKLLAEVRYYAVVKHQIEVFAGLLDAAQHTASGWDDPHRASEYVHETFTRIRDNLLQELGDAFPVPDVSVFDDKTDGSPEDMENKESADWV